One window of Nicotiana tomentosiformis chromosome 11, ASM39032v3, whole genome shotgun sequence genomic DNA carries:
- the LOC104092048 gene encoding alpha,alpha-trehalose-phosphate synthase [UDP-forming] 6, whose protein sequence is MVSRSYSNLLELASGEAPSPSFGRMSRRIPRIMTVAGIMSDLDDDGSESVCSDPSSSSAQKDRIIIVGNQLPIRVQRKTDGSKGWLFSWDENSLLLQLKDGLGDDELEVIYVGCLKEEIHPNEQDEVSQILLETFKCVPTFVPPDLFTKFYHGFCKQQLWPLFHYMLPLSPDLGGRFNRSLWQAYVSVNKIFADRIMEVINPEDDFVWVHDYHLMVLPTFLRKRFNRVKLGFFLHSPFPSSEIYKTLPIREEILRALLNSDLIGFHTFDYARHFLSCCSRMLGISYESKRGYIGLEYYGRTVSIKILPVGIHMGQLQQVLSLPETEAKVSELVQQFNHQGRTLLLGVDDMDIFKGISLKLLAMEQLLLQHPEKQGKVVLVQIANPARGKGKDVKEVQEETYSTVKRINEAFGRPGYEPVILIDKPLKFYERIAYYVVAECCLVTAVRDGMNLIPYEYIISRQGNEKLDKVLKLDSSTPKKSMLVVSEFIGCSPSLSGAIRVNPWNIDVVADAMDSALVMPEPEKQLRHEKHYRYVSTHDVGYWARSFLQDLERTCKDHVRRRCWGIGFGLSFRVVALDPNFRKLSMEHIVSAYKRTTTRAILLDYDGTLMPQNAIDKKPSAKTIEIIKTLCRDKNNMVFIVSARSRTTLDGWFPTCEKLGIAAEHGYFLRTSQDEEWETCVPPVECCWKEIAEPVMQLYTETTDGSVIEDKETSMVWSYEDADPDFGSCQAKELLDHLESVLANEPVTVRSGQNIVEVKPQGVSKGLVAKRLLSAMQEKGMSPDFVLCIGDDRSDEDMFEVIMSSMSGPSMAPTAEVFACTVGRKPSKAKYYLDDTTEIVRLMQGLASVAEQMLPL, encoded by the exons ATGGTGTCAAGATCTTATTCCAATCTCTTAGAGCTGGCCTCCGGCGAGGCTCCGTCGCCGTCTTTTGGCCGAATGAGCCGAAGGATTCCTCGTATTATGACCGTTGCGGGGATAATGTCTGATCTGGATGATGATGGATCAGAGAGTGTTTGCTCTGATCCATCATCATCTTCAGCTCAAAAAGATAGGATAATTATTGTAGGTAATCAGCTGCCAATTAGAGTACAAAGGAAAACTGATGGCAGTAAAGGATGGTTATTCAGCTGGGATGAGAATTCACTTCTTCTCCAGCTGAAAGATGGACTGGGAGATGATGAACTTGAGGTTATATATGTTGGTTGTCTTAAGGAAGAAATCCACCCAAATGAACAAGATGAGGTTTCACAAATACTTCTTGAGACATTTAAATGTGTCCCCACTTTTGTACCACCTGACCTGTTTACTAAGTTCTACCACGGATTTTGTAAACAGCAACTTTGGCCATTGTTCCACTATATGTTACCCCTTTCACCAGATCTAGGCGGTCGATTCAATCGCTCTCTGTGGCAGGCTTATGTTTCTGTTAACAAGATTTTTGCTGATAGGATTATGGAAGTGATCAACCCGGAAGATGACTTTGTGTGGGTTCATGACTATCATCTAATGGTGCTACCTACCTTTTTGAGGAAGAGATTCAATAGAGTAAAGCTTGGATTTTTCTTGCATAGCCCATTTCCTTCTTCTGAGATATATAAAACTTTGCCTATTCGCGAAGAGATCTTACGAGCTCTCTTGAATTCAGATTTGATTGGGTTCCACACTTTTGACTATGCGAGGCACTTCCTCTCGTGTTGCAGTCGGATGTTAGGTATTTCTTATGAGTCAAAAAGGGGTTACATAGGCCTCGAGTATTATGGCAGGACTGTAAGTATAAAAATTCTGCCAGTGGGTATTCATATGGGGCAGCTTCAGCAAGTCTTGAGTCTTCCTGAGACGGAGGCTAAAGTCTCGGAACTTGTGCAGCAGTTTAATCATCAGGGGAGGACATTGTTGCTGGGAGTTGATGACATGGACATATTTAAAGGCATCAGTTTGAAGTTATTAGCAATGGAACAACTTCTATTGCAGCACCCGGAGAAGCAGGGGAAGGTTGTTTTGGTGCAGATAGCCAATCCTGCTAGAGGCAAAGGAAAAGATGTCAAAGAAGtgcaggaagaaacttattcgaCGGTGAAGCGAATTAATGAAGCATTTGGAAGACCTGGGTACGAACCAGTTATCTTGATTGATAAGCCACTAAAGTTTTATGAAAGGATTGCTTATTATGTTGTTGCAGAGTGTTGCCTAGTCACTGCTGTCAGGGATGGCATGAACCTTATACCGTATGAGTACATAATTAGTCGCCAAGGAAATGAAAAGCTGGATAAGGTTCTGAAACTGGACTCTTCTACACCGAAGAAGAGCATGTTAGTTGTGTCTGAGTTTATTGGGTGTTCTCCTTCTTTGAGTGGAGCAATCCGAGTAAATCCATGGAACATTGACGTAGTGGCTGATGCAATGGACTCTGCTTTAGTAATGCCTGAGCCAGAGAAGCAACTTAGGCATGAGAAACATTACAGGTATGTTAGCACCCATGACGTTGGATATTGGGCTCGCAGTTTCTTGCAAGACTTGGAGAGAACGTGCAAGGATCATGTAAGACGAAGATGCTggggtattggattcggcttaaGTTTCAGGGTTGTTGCACTTGATCCGAATTTTAGGAAGCTTTCGATGGAGCATATAGTTTCAGCATataaaaggacaacaacaagggCCATCCTTCTAGACTATGATGGAACTTTGATGCCTCAAAATGCAATTGATAAGAAGCCAAGTGCTAAAAccattgaaatcatcaaaactttatgcAGAGACAAGAACAACATGGTTTTCATAGTCAGTGCTAGAAGCCGAACAACACTAGATGGCTGGTTTCCAACTTGTGAGAAACTTGGAATTGCAGCTGAGCACGGCTATTTCTTGAG GACGAGTCAAGATGAAGAATGGGAAACATGTGTACCACCAGTGGAATGTTGTTGGAAAGAAATAGCTGAGCCTGTTATGCAACTTTACACTGAGACTACTGATGGATCAGTTATTGAAGATAAGGAAACATCAATGGTCTGGTCTTACGAGGATGCGGATCCTGATTTTGGATCATGTCAGGCTAAGGAACTTCTTGATCACCTAGAAAGTGTACTAGCTAATGAACCGGTCACTGTCAGGAGTGGACAGAATATAGTGGAAGTTAAGCCCCAG GGTGTATCCAAAGGGCTTGTTGCCAAGCGCCTGCTCTCCGCAATGCAAGAGAAAGGAATGTCACCAGATTTTGTCCTCTGCATAGGAGATGACCGATCAGATGAAGACATGTTCGAGGTGATCATGAGCTCGATGTCTGGCCCGTCCATGGCTCCAACAGCTGAAGTCTTTGCTTGCACTGTCGGCCGGAAACCGAGCAAGGCAAAATACTATCTTGATGACACTACCGAGATAGTGAGACTGATGCAAGGTTTGGCCTCTGTCGCCGAACAAATGTTACCTCTGTAG